From a single Pseudorasbora parva isolate DD20220531a chromosome 17, ASM2467924v1, whole genome shotgun sequence genomic region:
- the LOC137044901 gene encoding uncharacterized protein isoform X2 yields MTAIENCSEDSVTTASTSRFTAEPPCKDDDNMTAIENCSEDSVTTASTSRFTAERSVIRDDSDDLFENSSVNSDDDHTDIQNDIRRNRAPFAISEQHSACTTTSKRAKNTRARWKIAEYSDGSSEDELSVSEEEYIPDTSESYTSDSGMSFTASPKGYVKKTDWNKHEIQAVEAHMMRFINNRKIPGKADCMRCKEAELALKNREWSTLKFYIKNLRSKQKRSDTLIGTLAD; encoded by the exons ATGACAGCCATAGAGAACTGCTCTGAGGATTCTGTAACTACTGCAAGCACTTCACGATTCACAGCTGag CCTCCATGCAAGGATGATGACAACATGACAGCCATAGAGAACTGCTCTGAGGATTCTGTAACTACTGCAAGCACTTCACGATTCACAGCTGag agaTCCGTGATTCGTGATGATTCGGATGATCTCTTTGAAAATTCCAGTGTAAATAGTGATGATGACCATACAGACATtcaaaatgacatcagaaggaatcgtGCACCATTTGCAATTAGTGAACAACATTCCGCTTGTACCACAACATCCAAAAGAGCGAAAAACACCAGA GCTAGATGGAAGATTGCTGAGTACTCAGATGGATCGAGTGAAGATGAGTTATCTGTCAGTGAGGAAGAGTACATTCCTGACACATCAGAGAGTTACACATCAGATAGTGGCATGAGCTTTACTGCTTCACCAAAAG GTTACGTTAAGAAGACGGACTGGAACAAACATGAGATACAGGCTGTGGAGGCGCATATGATGAGGTTTATTAACAACCGCAAAATTCCAGGAAAGGCGGACTGCATGAGGTGTAAAGAGGCGGAACTTGCACTTAAAAATAGAGAGTGGTCCACACTTAAATTTTACATCAAAAATCTCCGCTCTAAACAGAAAAGATCTGACACATTAATTGGCACACTGGCAGATTAA
- the LOC137044901 gene encoding uncharacterized protein isoform X1, with product MTAIENCSEDSVTTASTSRFTAEPPCKDDDNMTAIENCSEDSVTTASTSRFTAEPLVDYSDSDDGVVCSKNMNSYKKRSVIRDDSDDLFENSSVNSDDDHTDIQNDIRRNRAPFAISEQHSACTTTSKRAKNTRARWKIAEYSDGSSEDELSVSEEEYIPDTSESYTSDSGMSFTASPKGYVKKTDWNKHEIQAVEAHMMRFINNRKIPGKADCMRCKEAELALKNREWSTLKFYIKNLRSKQKRSDTLIGTLAD from the exons ATGACAGCCATAGAGAACTGCTCTGAGGATTCTGTAACTACTGCAAGCACTTCACGATTCACAGCTGag CCTCCATGCAAGGATGATGACAACATGACAGCCATAGAGAACTGCTCTGAGGATTCTGTAACTACTGCAAGCACTTCACGATTCACAGCTGag CCTTTGGTTGATTACTCAGACAGCGACGATGGCGTTGTGTGTTCTAAAAATATGAATTCTTATAAAaag agaTCCGTGATTCGTGATGATTCGGATGATCTCTTTGAAAATTCCAGTGTAAATAGTGATGATGACCATACAGACATtcaaaatgacatcagaaggaatcgtGCACCATTTGCAATTAGTGAACAACATTCCGCTTGTACCACAACATCCAAAAGAGCGAAAAACACCAGA GCTAGATGGAAGATTGCTGAGTACTCAGATGGATCGAGTGAAGATGAGTTATCTGTCAGTGAGGAAGAGTACATTCCTGACACATCAGAGAGTTACACATCAGATAGTGGCATGAGCTTTACTGCTTCACCAAAAG GTTACGTTAAGAAGACGGACTGGAACAAACATGAGATACAGGCTGTGGAGGCGCATATGATGAGGTTTATTAACAACCGCAAAATTCCAGGAAAGGCGGACTGCATGAGGTGTAAAGAGGCGGAACTTGCACTTAAAAATAGAGAGTGGTCCACACTTAAATTTTACATCAAAAATCTCCGCTCTAAACAGAAAAGATCTGACACATTAATTGGCACACTGGCAGATTAA